A single window of Brevundimonas vitisensis DNA harbors:
- a CDS encoding J domain-containing protein — MPPSFQYRPRFTDIRVKPPKPEEEAAAADVLHLKPGEKPCQWPDCRRAASARAPKSRERLNEFYDFCQGHAAEYNKGWNFYAGMSEGEIRAQQENEAMTGGRPTWEMKAGKGSREAAAFAAKMGTANTKGAGSWQDSFGLFGRRVRDQATPEGELHPMGKLERAALLDLDLDHRADKATIKARYHELLKRFHPDLNQGDRGAEAKLQRVIKAYKTLKKAGMA, encoded by the coding sequence ATGCCTCCTTCGTTTCAATACAGACCTCGCTTCACCGACATAAGGGTGAAGCCCCCCAAGCCTGAAGAGGAGGCAGCGGCCGCTGACGTCCTGCACCTGAAGCCGGGCGAGAAGCCGTGCCAATGGCCGGACTGCCGCCGCGCCGCCAGCGCCCGTGCGCCGAAATCAAGGGAGCGGCTGAACGAGTTCTACGATTTCTGCCAGGGGCACGCGGCAGAATACAACAAGGGCTGGAACTTCTACGCCGGGATGAGCGAAGGCGAGATCCGCGCCCAGCAGGAAAACGAGGCCATGACCGGCGGTCGTCCCACCTGGGAAATGAAGGCGGGCAAGGGCAGTCGTGAAGCCGCAGCCTTTGCCGCCAAGATGGGTACGGCCAACACCAAGGGTGCAGGGTCCTGGCAGGACAGCTTCGGCCTGTTCGGTCGGCGTGTCCGCGATCAGGCGACACCGGAAGGTGAGCTGCACCCCATGGGCAAGCTGGAGCGCGCCGCGCTGCTGGACCTGGACCTGGATCACCGCGCCGACAAGGCGACCATCAAGGCCCGCTATCACGAACTGCTGAAGCGTTTTCACCCCGACCTGAACCAGGGCGACCGCGGTGCCGAAGCCAAACTGCAACGCGTCATAAAGGCCTATAAGACGCTGAAGAAGGCGGGGATGGCCTAG
- the cobS gene encoding cobaltochelatase subunit CobS translates to MAFSLDATPDPLLTFEPHRNVTVREAFGIDADMTVPMFDTVDSHVPEVDPAYRFDPQTTLAICAGFAHDRRVMVQGYHGTGKSTHIEQIAARLNWPLVRVNLDSHVSRIDLVGKDAIVLKDGKQITEFREGILPWAIQRPIALVFDEYDAGRPDVMFVIQRVLEAQGRLTLLDQNRVIRPNKWFRLFATTNTIGLGDTSGLYHGTQQINQGQMDRWSIVTTLNYLDHDVEAEIVAAKVPDWSDAEGRRKIAAMVRVADMTRNAFMNGDISTVMSPRTVITWAQNATIFGGDVGLSFRLTFLNKCDELERPTIAEFYQRAFGEDLPEAATRVKVG, encoded by the coding sequence ATGGCCTTCTCCCTCGATGCGACTCCCGACCCGCTCCTGACGTTCGAACCGCACCGCAATGTGACGGTGCGCGAAGCCTTTGGCATCGACGCGGACATGACTGTGCCGATGTTCGACACGGTCGACAGCCATGTGCCCGAGGTCGATCCGGCCTATCGCTTCGACCCCCAGACGACCTTGGCCATCTGTGCCGGTTTTGCCCACGACCGCCGGGTGATGGTCCAGGGCTATCACGGCACCGGTAAGTCGACTCACATCGAGCAGATCGCGGCGCGTCTGAACTGGCCGCTGGTGCGCGTGAATCTGGACAGCCACGTCAGCCGCATCGATCTTGTCGGCAAGGACGCCATCGTCCTGAAGGATGGCAAACAGATCACCGAGTTTCGCGAGGGCATATTGCCGTGGGCCATCCAGCGCCCGATCGCCCTGGTGTTCGACGAATACGACGCCGGCCGGCCGGACGTGATGTTCGTGATCCAGCGTGTGCTGGAGGCGCAGGGCCGCCTGACCCTGCTGGATCAGAACCGCGTCATCCGGCCCAACAAGTGGTTCCGCCTGTTCGCCACCACCAATACCATCGGCCTTGGCGATACGTCTGGCCTCTATCACGGGACCCAGCAGATCAATCAGGGTCAGATGGACCGCTGGAGCATCGTCACCACCCTCAACTATCTCGACCACGACGTGGAAGCCGAGATCGTGGCCGCGAAGGTGCCCGATTGGTCGGACGCAGAGGGGCGCCGCAAGATCGCCGCCATGGTCCGCGTCGCCGACATGACCCGCAACGCCTTCATGAACGGCGACATCTCGACCGTGATGTCACCGCGGACCGTCATCACCTGGGCCCAGAACGCCACCATCTTCGGCGGCGATGTCGGGCTGTCGTTCCGGCTGACCTTCCTGAACAAGTGCGACGAGCTGGAGCGGCCGACGATCGCGGAATTCTATCAGCGGGCCTTCGGTGAGGACCTGCCGGAGGCGGCGACGCGGGTGAAGGTGGGCTGA
- a CDS encoding threonine aldolase family protein, with translation MRYDFGSDNTAGMAPAALDALVSANSGFARAYGSDDVTARAADEIRRRLDADAEVRFVFSGTAANAIALSMLAFPHESVLAHHAAHVCTDETGAPGFFGQGLGLTGLPGFSGKIDARALAAVLDEPEVGHRQPPAALSLTQSTEYGTVYTVDELRHLIEPVKARGFGVHLDGARLANAAAAGFDLTQIARLGVDVLVFGGAKAGGLCTEALVMFDKSLARRVDNRLKQAGQTASKTRFLAAPLLGLLESGAWEGGAAHANQMAQALATGIATQTPFVLAHPVEANAVFVRMPIKAHEALTAAGWACYRFDDGSVRFVCSWATTQDAVDELLEAMSKLR, from the coding sequence ATGCGTTATGACTTTGGATCCGACAACACGGCCGGGATGGCACCCGCCGCGCTCGATGCGCTGGTCAGCGCCAACTCAGGGTTTGCCAGGGCCTATGGCTCCGACGACGTCACGGCGCGCGCCGCGGATGAAATCCGTCGCCGACTGGATGCCGATGCCGAGGTCCGGTTTGTTTTTAGCGGCACCGCCGCCAATGCCATTGCCTTGTCCATGCTGGCCTTCCCGCATGAGAGCGTCCTGGCCCACCATGCGGCCCACGTCTGTACCGACGAAACCGGCGCGCCGGGCTTCTTTGGGCAGGGACTGGGTCTCACGGGTCTGCCGGGGTTCTCGGGCAAGATCGATGCGCGCGCTCTGGCTGCAGTTCTGGACGAGCCCGAGGTCGGGCATCGCCAGCCGCCGGCGGCCCTGTCCCTGACCCAGTCGACCGAATACGGCACGGTCTATACGGTCGATGAACTGCGTCATCTGATCGAGCCGGTGAAGGCACGGGGCTTTGGCGTCCACCTGGACGGGGCGCGCCTGGCCAATGCCGCTGCGGCCGGCTTCGATCTGACCCAGATCGCGCGGCTGGGCGTCGACGTCCTGGTCTTTGGCGGGGCCAAGGCTGGCGGCCTGTGCACCGAAGCGCTCGTGATGTTCGACAAATCTCTGGCGCGCCGGGTGGACAACCGGCTGAAACAGGCCGGACAGACCGCATCAAAGACGCGCTTCCTGGCGGCACCCCTGCTCGGCTTGCTGGAAAGCGGTGCCTGGGAAGGCGGGGCGGCTCACGCCAATCAGATGGCCCAGGCGCTGGCGACCGGCATCGCGACCCAGACGCCCTTCGTCCTGGCCCATCCTGTCGAGGCCAATGCCGTCTTTGTCCGTATGCCGATCAAGGCGCATGAAGCGCTGACGGCGGCGGGCTGGGCCTGTTACCGCTTCGACGACGGCTCGGTCCGGTTCGTCTGTTCCTGGGCGACGACACAGGATGCAGTGGACGAATTGCTTGAGGCCATGTCCAAACTGCGATGA
- a CDS encoding ATP-binding protein, with protein MVESDGIGKGMAVAPGEAAQAMRAILQTQYLRYLIISSWALGLLATVGVGPATLWFVVTLAAGAMRGLVEKRLGDQVGATGWGMVFPAVATATTAAWAAAPLMAWFSGAAFGQPLAIALLIAGYVLVFSQLRSSPRQAVMISSPYGVAAVVIAISLWGTPAFWSFVAIGPFTFAGMFVMVTMTMLREERIRAFQEHQAHLIEQLEAARDKANAASDAKSNFLGVISHELRTPMNGVLGAAQLLSATRLEPSQREYLSIIRNSGDNLLSLLNDILDMTKIEAGKMTFEVVDVVLEDLHRRVTGPFQAQAAAKGLDFVATFEGEVPAIVRGDPLRVCQVIHNLLSNAVKFTDTGTISYKVLCERVADRRVRFEFSVTDSGAGIAPDDLARLFQPFTQVDASSTRRFGGTGLGLTISRRMANIMGGDITVSSVLGQGSTFTFSVEAEVVEWAKLEAAAPIRAEVDSGAKLSVLVVEDHPVNRMILEAWMGSAGHISTTAENGQVAVDISLGQRFDLIVMDVNMPLMDGLTATRMIRAGDGPNAQTPIVVLSASARSEDHQAGLQAGADAYLNKPIDFTALAEVMNRVSAGREAVQALTKQGDIAAAA; from the coding sequence TTGGTCGAATCAGACGGGATCGGCAAGGGAATGGCGGTAGCGCCGGGCGAGGCTGCCCAGGCGATGCGGGCGATTCTCCAGACTCAGTATCTGCGCTACCTCATCATATCGAGCTGGGCACTGGGTCTGCTGGCCACGGTTGGCGTCGGTCCGGCAACCCTGTGGTTCGTTGTCACCCTGGCGGCAGGGGCCATGCGCGGCCTGGTCGAAAAGCGGCTGGGCGATCAGGTCGGGGCGACCGGCTGGGGCATGGTGTTCCCCGCTGTCGCTACCGCAACGACGGCGGCCTGGGCCGCAGCGCCTCTGATGGCCTGGTTCTCCGGGGCAGCTTTCGGACAACCCCTGGCCATCGCCCTGCTGATCGCCGGCTATGTTCTGGTCTTCTCGCAACTGCGCAGCTCGCCGCGGCAGGCGGTGATGATCTCGTCGCCCTATGGCGTGGCGGCGGTCGTGATCGCCATCAGCCTTTGGGGCACACCGGCCTTCTGGTCCTTCGTGGCGATCGGTCCGTTCACCTTTGCCGGCATGTTCGTTATGGTGACCATGACCATGCTGCGCGAAGAGCGCATTCGCGCCTTCCAGGAACATCAGGCTCATCTGATCGAACAACTGGAGGCCGCGCGCGACAAGGCGAACGCCGCCTCCGACGCCAAATCCAACTTCCTGGGCGTTATCTCGCACGAGCTTCGCACGCCCATGAACGGTGTTCTCGGGGCCGCCCAGCTGCTCAGTGCGACGCGTTTGGAACCGTCGCAGCGGGAATATCTGTCGATCATCCGCAATTCGGGCGACAATCTGCTCAGCCTGCTGAACGACATCCTCGACATGACCAAGATCGAGGCGGGCAAGATGACCTTCGAGGTCGTCGACGTGGTGCTGGAGGATCTGCATCGGCGCGTGACGGGCCCCTTCCAGGCCCAGGCCGCAGCCAAGGGTCTGGATTTCGTCGCAACCTTCGAGGGCGAGGTTCCGGCCATTGTTCGTGGCGACCCGCTCCGAGTCTGTCAGGTCATCCACAACCTGCTGTCCAACGCGGTGAAGTTCACCGACACCGGCACGATCAGTTACAAGGTTCTCTGCGAGCGGGTAGCCGATCGCCGTGTCCGGTTCGAATTTTCCGTCACGGACAGCGGTGCCGGCATCGCCCCCGACGATCTGGCACGCCTTTTCCAGCCGTTCACCCAGGTGGATGCCTCATCGACCCGTCGATTTGGCGGGACGGGTCTCGGACTGACGATTTCGCGCCGCATGGCCAACATCATGGGCGGCGACATCACCGTCAGTTCGGTTCTCGGCCAGGGCTCCACCTTCACCTTCTCCGTCGAGGCTGAGGTGGTCGAATGGGCCAAGCTTGAGGCCGCAGCTCCCATCCGGGCCGAGGTGGACAGCGGGGCCAAGCTCTCTGTGCTGGTCGTCGAGGATCACCCGGTGAACCGCATGATCCTCGAAGCCTGGATGGGCTCTGCCGGCCATATCTCGACCACGGCCGAGAACGGTCAGGTGGCTGTGGATATCAGCCTGGGCCAGCGCTTCGATCTCATTGTCATGGACGTCAATATGCCGCTGATGGACGGCCTGACCGCGACGCGCATGATCCGGGCCGGCGACGGACCCAATGCCCAGACGCCGATCGTGGTCCTGTCGGCTTCGGCCCGGTCAGAGGATCACCAGGCCGGTCTCCAGGCCGGAGCCGACGCCTATCTGAACAAGCCGATCGACTTCACGGCCCTGGCCGAGGTTATGAACCGCGTCAGTGCGGGGCGGGAAGCGGTGCAAGCGCTGACCAAACAGGGCGACATCGCGGCGGCAGCCTGA
- a CDS encoding phytase, giving the protein MTSPLARRLSAGAALAWGLTMVSGCASAQDAVDTSATVAARRATEATATGQIASTTLVLDGQGGHILSAAGLGGLEVYGLDGTRLGQVAAGEAVGLDVGYGFMLAGQPTTVVAAVDISQNTLRLFRMDGTVLTEVGARAIPLGFAAENVCLFHNSLDGALYAFVVGDGGEIDQQLIYADANGRLDARQVRRLNVISTVKQCVVDSAASTVYASEETVGIWRFTADPEAFAAPVLIDSPRFGALTEEVGGLALYDGGEGARWLLASDASAGRINVYDRTKDDAYVRSVLVSGPDGGDVLGEPGPMAATSRPMPGFANGLILVTDEDGANVKVVSFADLASPLGLAAGAPTDPRVHNDSPVPTVTATVETAAVASFGDAADDPAIWAHPTDPAQSLIVATDKKGGLFLYDMQGHVVQDLRDGKMNNVDLREGFNLNGERVVLVTASDRTNRSIAIYRLDTASRRLIAVADGVQDTGLADPYGLCMYRELATDRTYVFINGDDTRLRQWELVDAGNGKVRANFVRELTFGSQTEGCVADDDNGVLYVAEEDIGLWRMSAHADGGTDMAMVQAIADNPAVKDDYEGVGLYDLGNGRGYVVVSSQGNDTYAVYRREAPQEYLGSFAVAADPLRGIDGISETDGLEVTSRNLGPGFEQGAMVAQDGRNVLPVENQNYKYVPWSAIAEALDLETR; this is encoded by the coding sequence ATGACCAGCCCCCTCGCACGCCGACTGTCGGCAGGTGCCGCCCTGGCTTGGGGGCTGACGATGGTCTCGGGGTGCGCCAGTGCACAGGACGCGGTTGATACCTCCGCAACCGTTGCCGCGCGGCGGGCGACCGAAGCGACGGCGACCGGGCAGATCGCCTCGACCACACTCGTGCTGGACGGGCAGGGCGGTCATATCCTCAGCGCCGCGGGGCTTGGCGGGTTGGAGGTCTACGGCCTGGACGGCACGCGGCTGGGCCAGGTGGCTGCCGGTGAGGCCGTGGGGCTGGATGTCGGATATGGCTTCATGCTGGCCGGGCAGCCCACGACCGTCGTGGCCGCCGTCGATATCAGCCAAAACACCCTTCGCCTGTTCCGCATGGATGGCACGGTCCTGACCGAGGTCGGGGCGCGCGCCATTCCGCTGGGCTTCGCGGCCGAGAATGTCTGCCTGTTCCACAACAGCCTGGACGGGGCGCTTTATGCCTTTGTGGTCGGCGACGGCGGCGAGATCGATCAGCAGCTGATCTATGCCGATGCGAACGGGCGGCTGGATGCGCGCCAGGTTCGCCGCCTGAACGTCATATCGACCGTGAAACAGTGCGTGGTCGATAGCGCCGCCTCTACTGTCTATGCGTCCGAGGAGACCGTCGGCATCTGGCGCTTCACCGCCGACCCGGAAGCCTTCGCCGCCCCCGTTCTGATCGATAGCCCGCGGTTCGGCGCCCTGACCGAAGAAGTTGGCGGACTGGCCCTTTACGACGGCGGCGAGGGGGCGCGCTGGCTCCTGGCGTCCGATGCCTCGGCCGGCCGGATCAATGTGTATGACCGGACCAAGGACGACGCCTATGTCCGCTCCGTGCTGGTGTCGGGCCCGGATGGTGGCGATGTCCTGGGCGAGCCTGGACCCATGGCCGCCACCAGCCGGCCCATGCCGGGCTTCGCCAATGGCCTGATCCTGGTCACCGATGAGGACGGTGCCAATGTGAAGGTGGTGTCCTTTGCCGATCTGGCATCCCCGCTTGGACTGGCCGCAGGAGCACCGACCGATCCTCGCGTTCACAACGATTCCCCTGTTCCCACCGTGACGGCGACGGTGGAGACGGCGGCGGTGGCCAGTTTCGGCGACGCGGCGGACGATCCGGCCATCTGGGCCCACCCCACTGATCCCGCGCAGAGCCTGATCGTCGCCACCGACAAGAAGGGCGGCCTGTTCCTCTATGACATGCAGGGGCATGTGGTTCAGGACCTGCGCGACGGCAAGATGAACAATGTCGATCTGCGCGAGGGCTTCAACCTGAACGGCGAGCGCGTCGTGCTTGTCACGGCCAGCGACCGCACCAACCGCAGCATCGCCATCTATCGCCTCGACACCGCCAGCCGCCGTCTGATCGCGGTGGCCGATGGGGTTCAGGATACGGGTCTGGCTGACCCCTACGGCCTGTGCATGTATCGCGAGCTGGCGACCGATCGCACCTATGTCTTCATCAATGGCGACGATACGCGCCTGCGTCAGTGGGAGCTGGTGGATGCCGGCAATGGCAAGGTGCGGGCCAACTTTGTGCGGGAACTGACCTTCGGTAGCCAGACCGAGGGCTGTGTCGCCGACGACGACAACGGCGTCCTCTATGTCGCCGAGGAGGACATCGGCCTGTGGCGCATGAGCGCCCACGCCGACGGCGGCACCGACATGGCGATGGTCCAGGCGATTGCCGACAATCCGGCGGTCAAGGACGACTATGAGGGTGTCGGCCTCTACGACCTGGGCAACGGTCGGGGCTATGTCGTCGTGTCCAGCCAGGGCAACGACACCTATGCCGTCTATCGCCGCGAAGCGCCGCAGGAATACCTGGGCTCATTCGCCGTCGCCGCCGATCCGTTGCGCGGCATCGACGGCATCTCGGAAACGGACGGGCTGGAGGTCACCAGCCGCAACCTCGGTCCTGGCTTCGAGCAAGGGGCCATGGTCGCCCAGGACGGCCGCAACGTCCTGCCGGTCGAGAACCAGAACTACAAATACGTGCCCTGGAGCGCGATCGCCGAGGCCCTGGATCTGGAAACGCGATAG
- a CDS encoding RcnB family protein translates to MKKLLTVTLAAVLASSSMGIATAATAQSREYRQDRHDRRDDRQERREDRREDRADRREDRREYRQHQREYARWQRAERRYNAGRYQRPSGYVSRQWAYGQRLPASYRTRAYVVHDYSRYGLRAPPRGYQYTRVNNDVVLTAVATGLITAVIAGLFN, encoded by the coding sequence ATGAAGAAGCTTCTCACCGTCACGCTGGCCGCGGTTCTCGCCTCCAGCTCCATGGGTATCGCCACGGCGGCCACCGCCCAGTCGCGCGAATACCGTCAGGATCGCCATGACCGCCGGGACGACCGTCAGGAACGTCGTGAAGATCGACGCGAGGACCGTGCCGACCGCCGCGAAGATCGCCGCGAATATCGCCAGCACCAGCGCGAATATGCTCGCTGGCAGCGCGCGGAGCGCCGGTACAACGCCGGTCGTTACCAGCGTCCGTCCGGCTATGTCAGCCGTCAGTGGGCCTATGGTCAGCGCCTTCCGGCCAGCTACCGCACACGGGCCTATGTCGTGCACGACTACAGCCGTTACGGCCTGCGTGCCCCGCCGCGCGGTTATCAGTACACCCGCGTGAACAACGACGTCGTGCTGACGGCCGTTGCCACGGGCCTGATCACGGCCGTCATCGCTGGCCTGTTCAACTAA
- a CDS encoding mechanosensitive ion channel family protein: MPNVIIPLTQAVAAGRQAVAVDAALIAKATDMIGDFAVNLSIAVIILIATVFAARWASGAARRMLSRVRGFRHDPTVLSFAVQVVRVVVYVVGFIAVLQRLGVQTTSIIAVLGAASLAVGLALQGTLSNVAAGVLLLVLRPYKVGDIIDIGGVSGSVQRLDLFVTQMSNANNHKIVVPNSKVIGDVIVNLSGQKTRRVEILFTVGYGSNLKQARAVLTGMAREHSAVLPDPEPWAGVTNLLDSAVEVTLHAWVKSPDWWQTKADLMQAGKEALDAAGIEIPFPHQVAVHYDPPAPGPDPVEPDPEPEMPAPIPLAPKPSRRRLIRKV, from the coding sequence ATGCCCAACGTCATCATCCCTCTGACCCAAGCGGTCGCGGCCGGCCGCCAGGCCGTCGCCGTGGACGCGGCTCTGATCGCCAAGGCCACCGACATGATCGGCGACTTCGCCGTCAATCTGTCGATCGCCGTCATCATTCTGATCGCAACGGTATTCGCCGCGCGCTGGGCGTCCGGCGCGGCGCGGCGGATGCTCTCTCGCGTCAGGGGGTTCCGCCATGATCCCACGGTGCTCAGCTTTGCCGTGCAGGTCGTACGGGTCGTTGTCTATGTGGTCGGCTTCATCGCCGTTCTGCAGCGGCTGGGGGTCCAGACAACGTCCATCATCGCCGTGCTGGGTGCGGCGTCCCTGGCGGTCGGCCTGGCGCTTCAGGGCACGCTTTCCAATGTGGCGGCCGGTGTGCTGCTGCTCGTTCTGCGCCCCTACAAGGTTGGCGACATCATCGATATCGGCGGCGTGTCCGGTTCGGTCCAGCGGCTGGACCTCTTCGTCACCCAGATGTCGAATGCCAACAACCACAAGATCGTCGTTCCGAACTCCAAGGTGATCGGCGATGTCATCGTCAACCTTTCCGGTCAGAAGACCCGCCGCGTCGAAATCCTGTTCACCGTCGGCTACGGTTCCAATCTGAAGCAGGCGAGGGCGGTGCTGACCGGGATGGCGCGCGAGCATTCTGCCGTTCTGCCCGATCCGGAGCCCTGGGCGGGGGTCACCAATCTGCTGGACAGCGCGGTCGAGGTCACGCTCCACGCCTGGGTCAAATCGCCGGACTGGTGGCAGACCAAGGCCGATCTGATGCAGGCGGGCAAAGAAGCCCTGGATGCCGCGGGGATCGAGATTCCGTTCCCGCATCAGGTGGCCGTCCATTATGACCCGCCAGCCCCCGGGCCGGACCCGGTCGAGCCTGATCCCGAACCCGAAATGCCTGCGCCCATCCCCTTGGCTCCCAAGCCAAGCCGCCGTCGTCTGATCCGGAAGGTCTGA
- a CDS encoding organic hydroperoxide resistance protein, with the protein MDVLYKAHATASGGGRNGRSRTDDGKIDVSLSVPKAMGGDDGPGTNPEQLFATGYAACYLGALRLVSGKAGTPVGPDTQVHATIGFGPNTRGEGYNLDVALKITDHGLDQATIDALIAKAHEVCPYSNATRGNVDVALSAE; encoded by the coding sequence ATGGACGTTCTCTATAAAGCCCACGCCACCGCCTCGGGTGGCGGCCGCAACGGCCGCTCGCGTACGGACGACGGCAAGATCGATGTCAGCCTGTCGGTGCCAAAGGCCATGGGCGGCGACGACGGTCCCGGCACCAATCCCGAACAGCTGTTCGCCACCGGCTATGCCGCCTGCTACCTGGGTGCACTGCGCCTGGTCAGCGGCAAGGCGGGGACGCCTGTGGGCCCCGACACCCAGGTCCACGCGACCATCGGCTTTGGCCCCAACACGCGCGGCGAAGGCTATAACCTGGATGTGGCGCTGAAGATCACCGATCACGGCCTGGATCAGGCAACGATCGATGCGTTGATCGCCAAGGCGCACGAGGTCTGCCCCTACTCCAATGCCACACGCGGCAATGTCGATGTGGCGTTGAGCGCGGAATAA
- a CDS encoding BolA family protein: MPEGPIATIIREKLSRAFAPTRLELVDDSARHAGHHHEGGVDARPGGESHFNLTVVSAAFEGLGRLARQRAVNAALREELSGPVHALSIKALTPAEDS; this comes from the coding sequence ATGCCGGAAGGCCCCATCGCGACGATTATTCGCGAAAAACTGTCCCGGGCGTTCGCTCCGACCCGTCTGGAGCTGGTGGATGACAGTGCGCGTCACGCGGGCCACCACCATGAGGGTGGGGTCGACGCGCGCCCCGGCGGCGAAAGCCATTTCAACCTGACGGTCGTTTCCGCTGCTTTCGAGGGGCTGGGGCGGCTGGCGCGTCAACGCGCGGTCAATGCGGCCCTGCGTGAGGAACTGTCGGGACCGGTTCATGCCCTTTCGATCAAGGCCCTGACGCCAGCTGAGGATAGCTGA
- a CDS encoding cisplatin damage response ATP-dependent DNA ligase has product MRAFAELLDRLSLTGSRNAKLVLVRDYLRVTPDPDRGWALAALTGELSFTAAKPAMIRSAVEARVDPVLFKWSYDYVGDLAETVALIWPANAEHRPNREPELSEVVEALMAATRPQVRPLIEGWLDALAPKGRWALLKLVTGSLRVGLSSRLAKTAAAMVRPEAVAEPPQPEGGEGTTLLEPVDVSEVEEIWAGLTPPYADLFAWLEGRGDRPASDAPGRFRPVMLATALDEAVDLDRLDPADYAAEWKWDGIRVQAVREAGVSRLYSRTGDEISGAFPDVMQALTFEGAIDGELLVIRDGTVAPFGDLQQRLNRKTIDAKTMAAYPAAILAYDILSEAGTDLRSLPLSERRQRLDRLLEAHGGPRLGRSADIPYTEWSQLARLRADPPVGAAAEGVMLKRRDSPYVAGRPKGPWFKWKRDPHLIDAVMMYAQRGHGKRSSFYSDFTFGVWTSEAALTPVGKAYFGFTDEELKQLDKFVRDHTTDRFGPVRAVRAERDFGLVLEIAFEGLNRSTRHKSGVAMRFPRISRIRWDKPAREAASLDEVMDLLDRVEASGGRLAS; this is encoded by the coding sequence ATGCGCGCCTTTGCCGAGCTTCTGGATCGCCTGTCGCTGACAGGTTCGCGTAATGCCAAACTGGTGTTGGTTCGCGACTATCTGCGGGTGACCCCTGATCCAGATCGGGGATGGGCGCTGGCTGCCCTGACCGGAGAGCTCAGTTTCACCGCCGCCAAGCCGGCCATGATCCGATCGGCGGTCGAGGCCCGCGTCGATCCGGTTCTGTTCAAATGGTCCTACGACTATGTCGGCGACCTGGCCGAGACGGTGGCTCTGATCTGGCCGGCCAACGCCGAACATCGCCCCAATCGAGAACCGGAACTGTCAGAGGTCGTCGAGGCCCTGATGGCAGCCACAAGGCCCCAGGTCAGGCCCCTGATCGAAGGGTGGCTGGACGCGCTGGCTCCCAAGGGCCGCTGGGCCCTGCTGAAACTGGTCACAGGCAGCCTTCGGGTCGGCCTGTCATCTCGACTGGCCAAGACGGCTGCGGCCATGGTCCGTCCCGAGGCGGTCGCCGAACCGCCTCAGCCTGAAGGCGGGGAGGGCACCACCCTCCTGGAGCCGGTCGATGTGTCTGAGGTCGAGGAGATCTGGGCCGGTCTGACGCCGCCCTACGCCGATCTGTTTGCCTGGCTGGAAGGGCGCGGTGATCGCCCCGCATCGGATGCTCCCGGCCGCTTCCGGCCGGTCATGCTGGCCACCGCCCTGGACGAGGCCGTGGATCTCGATCGGCTCGATCCGGCCGACTATGCCGCCGAGTGGAAGTGGGATGGCATAAGGGTCCAGGCCGTCCGGGAGGCCGGTGTTTCCCGGCTCTACTCCCGCACGGGGGACGAGATATCGGGCGCCTTTCCCGATGTGATGCAGGCCCTGACGTTCGAGGGCGCGATCGACGGCGAACTTCTGGTGATCCGCGACGGCACTGTGGCCCCGTTCGGAGATCTTCAGCAGCGGCTGAACCGCAAGACGATCGACGCCAAGACGATGGCAGCCTATCCGGCCGCGATCCTTGCCTATGACATTCTGAGCGAAGCGGGCACTGACCTTCGGAGCCTTCCCCTGTCGGAACGACGCCAAAGGCTGGACCGTCTGCTTGAGGCGCACGGAGGGCCGCGACTGGGTCGGTCGGCAGATATTCCGTATACGGAGTGGAGTCAGCTTGCGCGTCTTCGCGCCGATCCTCCGGTAGGGGCTGCAGCAGAAGGCGTGATGCTGAAACGCCGGGACAGCCCTTATGTCGCCGGCCGGCCCAAGGGGCCCTGGTTCAAGTGGAAACGCGATCCCCACCTGATCGATGCCGTCATGATGTATGCCCAGCGCGGTCACGGAAAGCGCTCCAGCTTCTACTCGGATTTCACCTTCGGGGTCTGGACATCCGAAGCGGCGCTGACGCCCGTCGGAAAGGCCTACTTCGGCTTTACCGACGAAGAGCTGAAGCAGCTGGACAAGTTCGTTCGGGACCACACCACCGATCGGTTCGGCCCTGTCCGCGCCGTAAGGGCGGAACGCGACTTCGGCTTGGTGCTGGAAATCGCCTTTGAGGGGCTGAACCGCTCGACACGGCACAAATCCGGGGTGGCCATGCGGTTTCCCCGCATCAGCCGCATTCGGTGGGACAAGCCGGCGCGCGAGGCCGCCAGCCTGGACGAGGTCATGGATCTGCTGGATCGCGTGGAGGCGTCCGGCGGACGTCTGGCGTCGTGA